A genomic stretch from Juglans microcarpa x Juglans regia isolate MS1-56 chromosome 3S, Jm3101_v1.0, whole genome shotgun sequence includes:
- the LOC121258759 gene encoding uncharacterized protein LOC121258759, with protein sequence MHYQGTQPGLSSRGGGRLRGLRGARRYIPYSGRHIRPRGTKLSSYHTTEECNQSSSDDSTQPPSPPPCVVPSHAPEPIQEPPPNTVEQSPTREQTAADALMETEGMTQQSSRTRGPSRCIFFDKLRKNEKVQLKINDGETAPCCEHASMFTTRVSWIVKQYCDMSYKRWSDVPPAIKEELIDRVRSDFVLDWDRENHRLTVTKALRKRFNSFHHDLHKIYESYGSHVEALANGTSLVDPIVWMKLCERWGSDAFKKISTQNRENRNKQAINHTSGRKSFVRLLEQKVCLRENNLFISIE encoded by the exons ATGCATTATCAAG GTACCCAGCCAGGACTCAGTTCAAGAGGCGGAGGCAGACTTCGCGGTCTTCGAGGTGCAAGGCGTTATATCCCATACTCAGGTCGTCACATCCGACCCCGTGGTACGAAATTATCTTCATATCACACCACGGAGGAGTGTAATCAATCCTCCTCAGATGATTCGACACAGCCCCCAAGTCCCCCACCATGCGTTGTGCCAAGTCACGCGCCAGAACCTATTCAAGAACCCCCACCAAATACAGTGGAACAATCACCTACACGAGAACAAACTG CTGCAGATGCCCTAATGGAGACCGAAGGAATGACTCAACAGAGCTCAAGAACTCGTGGGCCATCTAGATGCATTTTCTTTGACAAGCTAAGGAAGAATGAGAAAGTGCAGTTGAAGATAAATGATGGTGAGACAGCCCCATGTTGTGAACACGCTTCTATGTTCACAACACGAGTATCGTGGATTGTTAAACAATACTGTGACATGAGTTACAAGCGTTGGTCGGATGTCCCACCAGCGATTAAAGAGGAGCTCATCGACCGTGTTCGG AGTGACTTTGTGTTGGACTGGGATCGCGAAAACCACCGATTGACGGTGACAAAGGCCTTACGTAAGCGCTTCAACTCCTTCCACCACGACTTGCACAAGATTTATGAATCCTATGGAAGCCACGTAGAAGCGTTGGCTAATGGAACTAGTCTAGTGGACCCCATTGTATGGATGAAGTTGTGTGAAAGGTGGGGCAGCGATGCCTTCAAG aaaatttcaactcaaaatcgGGAGAACCGAAACAAGCAGGCCATTAACCACACATCAGGACGTAAATCATTCGTCCGATTACTTGAGCAAAAGGTATGTCTAAGGGAAAACaatcttttcatttcaatagAATAG
- the LOC121258760 gene encoding uncharacterized protein LOC121258760: protein MNDPDRLVSPAYAEGVKYFLTQARNHASGRDRIRCPCRVCLNNLWLPIFEVKTHLFIKGINPDYTQWIFHGEEETTLYVSDDDLDDNIIEEDDYIDDMQHMLDDIRAGTFVDLSQDSTPAPNRPPITIESPAPSFDQLLEDARRPLFDGCTEFSKLSFVVKLLHIKSIGGWSIKSFDMLLDLLRSAFPNALLPQSYEESRSLERGLGFKYHKIHACPNDCILFWKENAALNECPICKANRWIPNTHGSCTIPQKVLRHFPLKPRLQRLFMSAKIAGDMRWHKEQRTIEDTCMRHPADSECWKKFDEDHN from the coding sequence ATGAATGACCCCGATAGGCTTGTATCACCTGCATACGCCGAAGGCGTTAAATATTTCCTCACACAAGCACGAAACCATGCAAGTGGAAGGGATCGCATTCGGTGTCCATGTCGTGTATGCCTTAACAATCTGTGGCTGCCTATATTTGAGGTTAAGACCCATTTGTTTATTAAAGGGATCAACCCAGATTACACccagtggatatttcatggggaggaggaGACAACATTGTACGTTAGTGATGATGATCTTGATGACAATATCATCGAAGAAGACGATTACATAGATGACATGCAGCATATGTTGGATGACATCCGGGCAGGCACCTTCGTTGATCTGTCCCAAGATAGCACTCCTGCTCCAAACAGGCCACCAATTACTATAGAATCACCAGCACCATCTTTTGACCAGCTACTAGAGGATGCCCGACGTCCGCTTTTCGACGGGTGTACAGAATTTTCAAAGTTGTCATTCGTTGTCAAGTTGTTACACATCAAATCAATCGGTGGATGGTCAATTAAGTCATTTGACATGCTCCTTGATTTGTTGAGGTCTGCCTTTCCTAATGCCCTCTTGCCACAATCATATGAGGAGTCAAGGTCTTTGGAGCGCGGTTTAGGCTTCAagtaccacaaaatccatgcgTGCCCCAACGACTGCATcttattttggaaggaaaatgctgcTCTTAATGAATGCCCTATATGTAAGGCAAATAGGTGGATACCAAATACACATGGGTCATGCACGATACCTCAAAAAGTGTTGCGTCACTTTCCTCTGAAACCGAGATTGCAGCGTCTCTTTATGTCTGCAAAGATAGCAGGTGATATGCGATGGCACAAAGAGCAACGAACGATAGAAGATACTTGTATGAGACATCCGGCCGACTCTGAGTgctggaagaaatttgatgaagaTCATAATTGA